A single region of the Rhodococcus sp. W8901 genome encodes:
- a CDS encoding MFS transporter produces the protein MTTVSPSVGSANATPPRTGVGRVAIASCIGTTIEFYDFFIYGTAAALVFPTVFFPALGSTAGTVASFATFAVAFIARPVGAMLFGHYGDRIGRKKTLVSTLLLMGISTLLIGLLPGAETIGVAAPIILVLLRFGQGFAVGGEWAGATLLTAEYAPPDKRGLYAMFPQLGPAIAFVLSSSTFLITGAVLGDANEAFLMWGWRVPFVFSIVLVGIGLYMRLAIEETPVFRANQKIDAADAGPRTLPFLDAWRYQTKEILLSAGALATLFAFFYMGTAFLTSYGTKTLGFSRPFVLVVGIVAAVVFGAAIVVSALYSDRIGRRRVIMLSCVLAVGWALVLFPLLDSGSPVAFVIGMCVTLAIFGMAYGPCGALLPEMFHTRYRYTGAGLGYNLAGVLGGAVPPLIAAPLASAFGSFAIGLMLAVLGIVSFVCTKALVETKDRAL, from the coding sequence ATGACGACTGTGTCGCCATCGGTCGGCTCGGCGAACGCCACACCTCCGCGCACCGGCGTGGGCAGGGTGGCGATCGCGAGTTGCATCGGAACGACGATCGAGTTCTACGACTTCTTCATCTACGGAACCGCTGCCGCACTGGTCTTTCCGACGGTGTTCTTCCCAGCGCTCGGTTCCACCGCCGGCACGGTCGCGTCGTTCGCGACCTTCGCGGTGGCGTTCATCGCCCGGCCCGTGGGCGCAATGTTGTTCGGGCACTACGGTGACCGGATCGGCCGCAAGAAGACCCTCGTCTCGACCCTGTTGCTGATGGGCATCTCGACGCTCCTCATCGGCCTGCTGCCGGGCGCCGAGACGATCGGTGTCGCCGCGCCGATCATCCTCGTGCTGCTCCGATTCGGCCAGGGCTTCGCGGTCGGCGGGGAGTGGGCGGGCGCAACTCTGCTCACCGCCGAGTACGCGCCGCCGGACAAGCGCGGCTTGTACGCGATGTTCCCCCAGTTGGGCCCGGCGATCGCTTTCGTGCTGTCGAGCAGCACGTTCCTCATCACCGGCGCCGTGCTCGGTGATGCGAACGAGGCCTTCCTCATGTGGGGCTGGCGGGTGCCGTTCGTGTTCTCCATCGTGCTCGTCGGCATCGGGCTGTACATGCGCCTGGCCATCGAGGAGACCCCGGTGTTCCGGGCCAACCAGAAGATCGACGCGGCCGACGCCGGTCCCCGGACGCTTCCGTTCCTCGACGCGTGGCGTTACCAGACCAAGGAGATCCTGCTCTCGGCGGGCGCGCTCGCGACCCTGTTCGCGTTCTTCTACATGGGCACCGCGTTCCTCACCAGCTACGGAACCAAGACCCTCGGCTTCAGCCGCCCCTTCGTGCTTGTGGTCGGCATCGTCGCCGCCGTCGTGTTCGGTGCGGCGATCGTCGTCTCGGCGCTGTACTCGGACCGGATCGGCCGCCGCCGGGTCATCATGCTGTCCTGCGTCCTCGCGGTCGGGTGGGCGCTGGTCCTGTTCCCGCTCCTCGACTCGGGGTCCCCGGTGGCCTTCGTGATCGGGATGTGCGTCACGCTCGCGATCTTCGGGATGGCCTACGGACCGTGTGGTGCGCTCCTGCCGGAGATGTTCCACACCCGCTACCGCTACACCGGCGCCGGACTCGGCTACAACCTGGCCGGCGTGCTCGGTGGCGCCGTCCCGCCGCTGATCGCGGCGCCGCTCGCCTCTGCCTTCGGCAGCTTCGCGATCGGCCTCATGCTCGCGGTGCTCGGCATCGTCAGCTTCGTGTGCACCAAGGCGCTGGTCGAGACGAAGGACCGCGCGCTCTGA
- a CDS encoding YoaK family protein, with translation MVVHYPRGVLVVAVFLSGLAGFVDAMGFIMLGGFFVSFMSGNSTKLSVSAADGLVTTALTGAGIVALFVVGVMIGSVTGRRFGIRHRSAVLTLVTMLLILAATAHLAGWTPVAISLMITAMGAENTTFEREGEVSISLTYMTGSLVKMGQRLVTAFSGGDRWGWVRHFLLWAAMVVGAFLGATAHRLVGLEALWFAALWGGILAVVIARRPPVATAAE, from the coding sequence GTGGTCGTCCACTACCCACGGGGCGTGCTCGTCGTCGCGGTATTCCTTTCCGGTCTGGCCGGATTCGTGGACGCGATGGGTTTCATCATGCTCGGCGGATTCTTCGTTTCCTTCATGAGCGGCAATTCCACCAAGCTCTCGGTCTCCGCGGCCGACGGTCTGGTGACCACCGCGCTGACCGGCGCCGGGATCGTCGCGCTGTTCGTCGTCGGTGTGATGATCGGATCGGTGACCGGCCGCCGATTCGGTATCCGCCACAGGTCGGCCGTCCTGACGCTCGTGACCATGTTGCTGATCCTCGCCGCCACCGCGCACCTGGCCGGGTGGACGCCTGTCGCGATCTCGCTGATGATCACCGCGATGGGCGCGGAGAACACTACGTTCGAGCGGGAGGGCGAGGTGAGTATCAGTCTCACCTACATGACCGGCAGTCTCGTGAAGATGGGGCAGCGCCTGGTCACCGCGTTCTCCGGCGGGGATCGGTGGGGGTGGGTGCGGCATTTCCTGCTGTGGGCGGCGATGGTCGTCGGCGCCTTCCTTGGGGCCACCGCGCACCGGTTGGTCGGGCTGGAGGCGCTGTGGTTCGCGGCGCTCTGGGGTGGCATCCTCGCGGTGGTGATCGCCCGGAGACCACCCGTGGCGACGGCGGCTGAGTGA
- the eutC gene encoding ethanolamine ammonia-lyase subunit EutC, whose amino-acid sequence MTDFWDELRRSTQARIGLGRAGDSLPTDRVLEFRVAHAAARDAVHEPLDVDAFAAGVAGVGLGAPAVVRSRVRDRGEYLRRPDLGRVPETLEPVARTDADIGVVLADGLSPHALTDHGVPLLGALAEALSDRYHIAPPVVATGARVALGDHIGKALGVRTLIVVIGERPGLSVADSLGIYLTHRPRPGRADSDRNCVSNIHPPDGLGYRDAARVVSMLVDGAHRLGRSGVALKDTSRTDPLTSPPTILEL is encoded by the coding sequence ATGACGGACTTCTGGGACGAACTGCGGCGCAGCACCCAGGCGCGGATCGGCCTCGGCCGCGCCGGCGATTCGCTGCCCACCGACCGGGTGCTCGAGTTCCGGGTCGCACACGCCGCCGCCCGGGACGCGGTGCACGAACCGCTCGACGTCGACGCCTTCGCCGCGGGGGTCGCCGGAGTCGGGCTCGGCGCACCGGCCGTCGTGCGCAGTCGCGTACGCGACCGCGGCGAGTACCTGCGTCGCCCCGACCTGGGCCGCGTGCCGGAGACGCTCGAGCCGGTGGCCCGGACTGACGCGGACATCGGCGTCGTCCTCGCCGACGGGTTGTCCCCACATGCCCTCACCGACCACGGCGTGCCACTGCTGGGGGCACTGGCCGAGGCCTTGTCCGACCGGTACCACATCGCACCGCCCGTGGTGGCGACCGGCGCGCGCGTCGCGCTCGGGGACCACATCGGGAAGGCGCTGGGCGTGCGCACCCTCATCGTCGTGATCGGCGAGCGTCCCGGGTTGTCCGTGGCCGACAGCCTCGGGATCTACCTCACGCACCGGCCCCGGCCCGGCCGCGCCGACTCCGACCGGAACTGTGTGTCCAACATCCACCCGCCCGACGGCCTCGGCTACCGGGACGCGGCGCGGGTGGTGTCGATGCTGGTCGACGGCGCGCACCGACTGGGACGTTCGGGCGTCGCGCTCAAGGACACCTCGCGTACGGACCCGCTGACGTCCCCGCCCACCATCCTCGAGTTGTAG